In Tachypleus tridentatus isolate NWPU-2018 chromosome 7, ASM421037v1, whole genome shotgun sequence, a genomic segment contains:
- the Vkor gene encoding vitamin-K epoxide reductase: MAAVGMRFRKLRIVSAIVCVVGLVLSFYAYYVEIEKEHNKDYKALCDISDHMSCSTVFTSKYGRGFGLLGHIVGSNSQFNVPNSIFGIVFYTLQMALGQSTDPFLTKVEISLAFVSNIGSLYLAYILYFILHDFCVVCVSTYVVNALLLGCACYKLRKLPAVRQKQE; encoded by the exons ATGGCGGCTGTTGGTATGAGATTTCGCAAGTTACGAATTGTGTCTGCGATTGTTTGTGTTGTAGGACTTGTATTATCTTTTTATGCCTATTATGTAGAAATAGAAAAAGAGCACAACAAGGACTACAAAGCTCTTTGTGACATTAGTGATCATATGAGCTGTTCTACCGTATTCACGTCAAA GTATGGAAGAGGATTTGGTCTACTTGGTCACATTGTTGGAAGTAACTCGCAGTTTAATGTTCCAAACAGTATTTTTGGTATTGTATTCTACACACTTCAGATGGCACTAG GTCAAAGTACTGACCCATTTCTGACAAAAGTTGAGATATCCTTAGCTTTTGTTTCTAACATAGGATCTCTGTATCTGGCTTATATCTTATACTTCATTCTGCATGACTTCTGTGTAGTGTGTGTTTCTACTTATGTGGTCAATGCACTGCTTCTTGGATGTGCTTGTTACAAACTAAGAAAATTACCAGCAGTAAGACAAAAACAGGAGTGA